One window of Brachybacterium ginsengisoli genomic DNA carries:
- a CDS encoding PhoH family protein, producing MTDALSPAPGRAPEVLERKLAIPDHLSPFQVLGENDQALAALEDAVPDTDVHVRGHQVTLRGTEEALSRSVHIVRSLIEMASTGQSVSAEAVQRAAALYGDDRASGRKLEQVLSRTILSSRGRTIRPKTMGQKSYIEAIESSTITFGIGPAGTGKTYLAVAMAVQKLLSKQINRIILTRPAVEAGERLGFLPGSLNEKIDPYLRPLYDALHDMLDPESIPRLMAAGTIEVAPLAYMRGRTLNDAFIILDEAQNTTPEQMKMFLTRLGFNSTMVVTGDVTQVDLPGAQQSGLRVVEQVLSGIDDISFCRLSSRDVVRHRLVSDIVEAYGRWEIRPGGSRDSRHRPTKGN from the coding sequence GTGACCGACGCCCTCAGCCCGGCCCCCGGCCGCGCCCCCGAGGTCCTCGAGCGGAAGCTCGCGATCCCCGACCACCTCAGCCCCTTCCAGGTGCTGGGTGAGAACGACCAGGCGCTGGCCGCTCTCGAGGACGCGGTCCCCGACACCGACGTGCACGTGCGCGGGCACCAGGTGACCCTGCGCGGCACCGAGGAGGCCCTGAGCCGCAGCGTGCACATCGTGCGCTCGCTCATCGAGATGGCGAGCACCGGCCAGTCCGTCAGCGCCGAGGCGGTCCAGCGGGCCGCCGCGCTCTACGGCGACGACCGCGCCAGCGGCAGGAAGCTCGAGCAGGTTCTCTCGCGCACCATCCTGTCCTCCCGAGGCCGCACCATCCGCCCCAAGACCATGGGCCAGAAGTCCTACATCGAGGCCATCGAGTCCTCGACGATCACCTTCGGCATCGGCCCGGCCGGCACCGGCAAGACCTATCTCGCCGTCGCGATGGCGGTCCAGAAGCTGCTGAGCAAGCAGATCAACCGGATCATCCTCACGCGCCCCGCCGTGGAGGCGGGGGAGCGGCTGGGCTTCCTGCCCGGCTCGCTGAACGAGAAGATCGACCCCTATCTGCGCCCGCTCTACGACGCGCTGCACGACATGCTCGATCCCGAGTCGATCCCGCGCCTCATGGCCGCCGGGACGATCGAGGTCGCACCGCTGGCCTACATGCGCGGCCGCACCCTGAACGACGCCTTCATCATCCTCGACGAGGCCCAGAACACCACGCCCGAGCAGATGAAGATGTTCCTCACCCGCCTCGGCTTCAACTCCACCATGGTGGTCACCGGGGACGTCACCCAGGTCGACCTGCCCGGCGCCCAGCAGAGCGGCCTGCGGGTCGTCGAGCAGGTGCTCTCCGGCATCGACGACATCTCCTTCTGCCGCCTCTCCTCCCGCGACGTGGTGCGTCACCGACTGGTCAGCGACATCGTCGAGGCCTACGGCCGCTGGGAGATCCGCCCGGGAGGCAGCCGAGACTCCCGCCACCGCCCGACCAAGGGGAACTGA
- the ybeY gene encoding rRNA maturation RNase YbeY: MTIEIRNETTAVVDEKEFVELSRFVFEAMHLNPATEMSILFVDEDAMEKLHVQWLDLPGPTDVMSFPMDELIPGTPQQPAPEGLLGDVVLCPSVATKQAAEAGHSAVEEMLLLTVHSILHLLGYDHMEEDERTEMFDLQRQLLLTFLASRSEH, from the coding sequence ATGACCATCGAGATCCGCAACGAGACCACCGCGGTCGTCGACGAGAAGGAGTTCGTCGAGCTCTCGCGCTTCGTCTTCGAGGCGATGCACCTGAACCCTGCCACGGAGATGTCGATCCTCTTCGTGGACGAGGACGCGATGGAGAAGCTGCACGTGCAGTGGCTGGACCTGCCGGGTCCCACCGACGTGATGAGCTTCCCGATGGACGAGCTCATCCCCGGCACCCCGCAGCAGCCGGCGCCCGAGGGGCTGCTCGGCGACGTGGTGCTGTGCCCGTCGGTCGCCACCAAGCAGGCCGCCGAGGCAGGCCACAGCGCCGTCGAGGAGATGCTGCTGCTGACCGTCCACTCGATCCTCCACCTCCTGGGCTACGACCACATGGAGGAGGACGAGCGCACCGAGATGTTCGACCTCCAGCGCCAGCTGCTGCTCACCTTCCTCGCCTCGCGCTCCGAGCACTGA